In Apodemus sylvaticus chromosome 7, mApoSyl1.1, whole genome shotgun sequence, the sequence acatacacaAAACAGGAAGGCATTAAGAAGATAATGGTGTCTAAAAGAAGAATGAGATTtcaaaaggaatggatacagagaaggTATGATCATGTTCACAAACAGAAACCTTTCTGAATGTTCTGAATTTAGTGTAAGCACTGAAAAATGTTGAGAAGTAGGATTGGGAACCAGAGTGGATCCATCATAGAGAAAGGATTTACAGTACTTTTAGAAATTGACTGCTGTTAGCTAAATACCTCCAGAGGTTAtgtggtcttcatgtggtttaaAATTTGTAGAGTTAGTAGTTCTAAgtagaaataagagaaaaagtctctgaaaagaaaggttaatattAACAGTCTTTTTAATGAATGTTAAAATGCATGATtcctaatttttaaagaaataaaaccctTATGTACAATTATCCCAATACATAAAAGGACAGAGACATTAGAGACTGTGGTGTATGTTTCCCAATCTTTCTCTCCCATAGGTGTCTAGCTTATTTGTCAACAACATGAAATCACAAAACCAAACGagtattttagaatttttacttcTGGGATTTTCCCAAAATCCCAGGCATCAACCCGTGCTATTTGGACTGTTTCTGTTCATGTTTGTGGTCGCTGTGCTTGGGAATCTGCTCATCATTCTGGCCGTCAGCATTGACTCTCACCTGCATactcccatgtacttctttctaTTTAATCTGTCCTTTTCTGACATTTGTTTCATCTCTACGACTATCCCTAAGATGGTGGTGAACATTCAAACACAGAGCAAGTCCATCACCTATGCAGAATGCATCACCCAGATGTATTTTTTCATGGTCTTTGGAGGCATGGACACATTTCTACTCACTTTGATGGCCTATGACAGATTTGTGGCTATCTGCTACCCCCTTCACTATCCAGTCATTATGAATTCCCAACTAACTGGCTTGCTCATTCTTGTGTCCTGGTTCATTAGCTTCTCATATTCTCTGATGCACAGTCTATTAATGTTGCAGCTCTCCTTCTGTACCAATCACATAATTAAACACTTTTACTGTGAATATGCTAGAGCCCTCACTATAGCCTGCTCAGATACACAAATCAATCATATTCTTCTTTATATAGAAACATGTGTCCTTGGCTTTGTTCCTTTCTCGGGGATCCTTTATACATACTCTAAAATTGTTTCCTCTATTTTGAGAATTCCATC encodes:
- the LOC127689398 gene encoding olfactory receptor 7D4-like, whose product is MKSQNQTSILEFLLLGFSQNPRHQPVLFGLFLFMFVVAVLGNLLIILAVSIDSHLHTPMYFFLFNLSFSDICFISTTIPKMVVNIQTQSKSITYAECITQMYFFMVFGGMDTFLLTLMAYDRFVAICYPLHYPVIMNSQLTGLLILVSWFISFSYSLMHSLLMLQLSFCTNHIIKHFYCEYARALTIACSDTQINHILLYIETCVLGFVPFSGILYTYSKIVSSILRIPSTDGKYKAFSTCGSHLSVVSLFYGTGLGVYLSSDATSSSWKDMVASVMYTVVTPMLNPFIYSLRNKDIKKALKILGTILFLR